One genomic window of Polyangium aurulentum includes the following:
- the surE gene encoding 5'/3'-nucleotidase SurE codes for MTAERPLVLLSNDDGYSAEGLRALHRALSQYADVVVCAPEINQSATSHSLSLHRVLRLREVEAGVFAIDGTPADCVYVALHANGRVLPRKPDLVVSGMNHGLNLSSDVFYSGTVAAAREGALRRIPAVAVSADQRADRDAAAALGARVAMATLEAFRKAADGKVPLFNLNVPPGSSWSVRPTRLGARLYVEEVVFRQDPRGHEYLWIGGGGVRHDHVPGSDTEAFDEGIASITPLTIDLSSADGATLCAETCAAAMR; via the coding sequence GTGACTGCCGAACGTCCGCTCGTCCTGCTCTCGAACGATGATGGTTACTCGGCCGAGGGGCTGCGCGCCCTGCACCGCGCGCTCTCGCAATACGCGGACGTCGTCGTGTGCGCGCCCGAGATCAACCAGAGCGCGACGAGCCACTCGCTCAGCCTGCACCGCGTGCTCAGGTTGCGGGAGGTCGAGGCGGGCGTGTTCGCGATCGACGGCACGCCGGCCGACTGCGTCTACGTCGCGCTGCACGCGAACGGGCGCGTCTTGCCGCGCAAGCCGGACCTCGTGGTGTCGGGGATGAACCACGGGCTGAACCTCAGCTCCGACGTGTTCTACTCGGGCACGGTGGCCGCGGCGCGCGAGGGAGCGCTGCGCAGGATCCCGGCCGTCGCGGTCTCGGCCGATCAGCGCGCCGACAGGGACGCGGCCGCGGCGCTCGGCGCGCGGGTGGCGATGGCGACGCTCGAGGCGTTCCGAAAGGCGGCGGATGGGAAGGTGCCGCTCTTCAACTTGAACGTGCCGCCGGGCAGCTCCTGGTCGGTGCGGCCGACGCGGCTCGGGGCGCGGCTCTACGTGGAGGAGGTGGTGTTCCGGCAGGATCCGCGGGGGCACGAGTACCTGTGGATCGGCGGCGGGGGCGTGCGTCACGACCACGTGCCGGGCTCGGACACCGAGGCGTTCGACGAGGGGATCGCGAGCATCACGCCGCTGACGATCGACCTGTCCTCGGCGGACGGGGCGACGCTGTGCGCCGAGACGTGCGCGGCTGCGATGCGCTAG
- a CDS encoding adenine phosphoribosyltransferase, whose protein sequence is MFDPNQLPGPHALAYLRALLRDVPDFPKPGILFKDITPLLADPRGLHITLDLLAQRFIGEHVDVVVGIESRGFIFGGALSARLNASFVPVRKPGKLPWKTDRVAYALEYGEAELEMHVDSIKPGARVVVVDDLLATGGTAHAAAELTRRQGGVIAGFAFVVELDFLKGRERLGVGREAGPIVYSIVHVD, encoded by the coding sequence ATGTTCGATCCGAACCAGCTCCCTGGCCCGCACGCCCTCGCGTATCTGAGAGCGCTGCTGCGCGACGTCCCCGACTTCCCGAAGCCCGGGATCCTGTTCAAGGACATCACGCCGCTGCTCGCCGATCCGCGCGGCCTGCACATCACGCTCGATCTGCTTGCGCAGCGCTTCATCGGCGAGCACGTGGACGTGGTGGTGGGCATCGAGTCGCGCGGCTTCATCTTCGGCGGTGCGCTGTCCGCGCGGCTCAACGCGAGCTTCGTGCCCGTGCGCAAGCCGGGCAAGCTGCCCTGGAAGACCGACCGGGTGGCCTACGCGCTCGAGTACGGCGAGGCGGAGCTCGAGATGCACGTGGACTCGATCAAGCCCGGCGCGCGGGTGGTGGTGGTCGACGACCTGCTCGCGACGGGCGGCACGGCGCACGCTGCGGCGGAGCTGACGCGGCGGCAGGGCGGCGTGATCGCGGGGTTCGCGTTCGTCGTGGAGCTCGATTTCTTGAAGGGGCGCGAGAGGCTCGGCGTGGGGAGAGAGGCAGGGCCGATCGTTTATTCGATCGTGCACGTCGACTGA
- the dapE gene encoding succinyl-diaminopimelate desuccinylase → MSVEERLVETLLWLCRIPSPTGEERALCDAVLERLGRAKLAGAVRRYGDSLVVPVTRGTGGPKLAIAGHLDVVRTSHDGPPRVEGDKLYGPGASDMKSGLALMLDLVEDGREAAEGIDLTLIFYAREEGPYVDNELGPVLDADVDARGAELAVCMEPSDNKLSLGASGSLHARVTFEGRTAHSARPWQGENAIHKAGPFLAELGKLEPRAVVLDGLTYRTVTSVTLAEGGRGRNVVPDAFTLNINHRFSPDTSIEGAQRDVEALVGGRGRIEWTDLSPAAPPHASHPLVVALREAGVPAVEAKQAWTDVARFATLGVPAVNWGPGENAQAHQRNEWTSIPKLVEGRSILHRWLGAIARR, encoded by the coding sequence GTGAGCGTGGAAGAGCGGCTCGTCGAGACCCTCCTGTGGCTCTGCCGCATCCCCTCGCCGACGGGGGAGGAGCGAGCGCTCTGCGACGCCGTGCTCGAGCGTCTCGGCCGCGCGAAGCTCGCGGGCGCGGTGCGGCGCTACGGCGACTCGCTGGTCGTGCCGGTGACGCGCGGGACGGGCGGGCCGAAGCTCGCGATCGCGGGGCACCTCGACGTGGTCCGCACGTCGCACGACGGCCCGCCGCGCGTGGAGGGAGACAAGCTCTACGGCCCGGGCGCGTCGGACATGAAGTCGGGGCTCGCGCTGATGCTCGACCTCGTCGAGGACGGGCGCGAGGCGGCGGAGGGCATCGATCTCACGCTGATCTTCTACGCGCGCGAGGAGGGGCCGTACGTGGACAACGAGCTCGGTCCCGTGCTCGACGCGGACGTGGATGCGCGTGGCGCGGAGCTGGCCGTGTGCATGGAGCCGAGCGACAACAAGCTGAGCCTCGGCGCGTCGGGATCGCTGCACGCGCGCGTGACGTTCGAGGGGCGCACGGCGCACAGCGCGCGGCCGTGGCAGGGGGAGAACGCGATCCACAAGGCGGGCCCGTTCCTGGCGGAGCTGGGGAAGCTCGAGCCGCGCGCGGTGGTCCTCGACGGGCTGACGTACCGCACGGTGACGTCGGTGACGCTGGCCGAGGGCGGGCGTGGTCGCAACGTGGTGCCCGACGCGTTTACTTTGAACATCAACCATCGCTTCTCGCCCGACACGTCGATCGAGGGAGCGCAGCGCGACGTCGAGGCGCTCGTCGGGGGTCGTGGGAGGATCGAGTGGACCGATCTATCGCCCGCGGCGCCGCCGCACGCCTCGCACCCGCTCGTGGTGGCGCTGCGCGAGGCGGGCGTGCCCGCGGTGGAGGCGAAGCAGGCGTGGACCGACGTCGCGCGCTTTGCGACGCTCGGCGTGCCCGCGGTGAACTGGGGACCCGGCGAGAACGCGCAGGCGCACCAGAGGAACGAGTGGACGTCGATCCCCAAGCTCGTCGAGGGGCGATCGATCTTGCATCGGTGGCTGGGGGCGATCGCCCGGCGCTAG
- a CDS encoding 2,3,4,5-tetrahydropyridine-2,6-dicarboxylate N-succinyltransferase has translation MTHLAESLAPLVSAAFANRSLLRDPAHEGAVVATIEALDHGQLRVAEPRGEGDWVTHAWVKEAILLYFAIREMAVMEVGPFEFHDKIPLKRGLDKAGVRVVPPGTARHGSHLEAGSVLMPGYVNIGARVGSGTMVDTWATVGSCAQIGRDCHLAGGVGIGGVLEPPSAQPVIVEDGVFVGSRAIIVEGVIVEREAVIGAGVVLTASTAILDVTGSEPVELRGRVPARSVVIPGMRTKKFPAGEFGVPCALIIGQRSASTDRKVSLNAALRDFGVPA, from the coding sequence ATGACGCACCTCGCTGAATCGCTCGCGCCGCTCGTCTCCGCCGCCTTCGCAAACCGCTCGCTGCTCCGGGACCCGGCGCACGAGGGCGCGGTCGTCGCGACGATCGAAGCCTTGGACCACGGCCAGTTGCGCGTCGCGGAGCCGCGCGGCGAGGGCGACTGGGTCACGCACGCGTGGGTGAAGGAGGCGATCCTGCTCTACTTCGCCATCCGCGAGATGGCGGTGATGGAGGTCGGGCCCTTCGAGTTCCACGACAAGATCCCGCTCAAGCGCGGGCTCGACAAGGCGGGCGTGCGGGTGGTTCCGCCCGGCACCGCGCGCCACGGATCGCACCTCGAGGCGGGCTCGGTGCTGATGCCCGGCTACGTGAACATCGGGGCGCGCGTGGGGAGCGGGACGATGGTCGACACCTGGGCCACGGTAGGGAGCTGCGCGCAGATCGGCCGCGACTGCCACCTCGCCGGGGGCGTCGGGATCGGCGGCGTGCTCGAGCCGCCGAGCGCGCAGCCGGTGATCGTGGAAGACGGCGTGTTCGTCGGCTCGCGGGCGATCATCGTCGAGGGCGTGATCGTGGAGCGCGAGGCGGTGATCGGCGCGGGCGTGGTGCTGACCGCGTCGACGGCGATCCTCGACGTGACGGGATCGGAGCCGGTCGAGCTTCGCGGGCGCGTTCCCGCGCGGAGCGTGGTGATCCCGGGCATGCGGACGAAGAAGTTTCCTGCGGGCGAGTTCGGCGTCCCCTGCGCGCTCATCATCGGGCAGCGCAGCGCGTCCACGGATCGCAAGGTGTCGTTGAACGCGGCCCTGCGCGACTTCGGGGTGCCGGCGTGA
- the ndk gene encoding nucleoside-diphosphate kinase, with translation MAIERTLSIIKPDAVEKNHTGAIISRLESEGFIVRAMKRVHLTRAEAEGFYAEHKGRGFFDELVTFMSRGPIVIMALEREDAVAKYREVIGATDPQKAAENTIRKLYGAHVGENAVHGSDKVETAVREIGYFFAGYEVSPRA, from the coding sequence ATGGCAATCGAGCGTACCCTCTCCATCATCAAGCCCGACGCGGTGGAGAAGAACCACACCGGCGCGATCATCTCCCGCCTCGAGTCCGAAGGCTTCATCGTCCGCGCGATGAAGCGCGTGCACCTCACCCGCGCCGAGGCCGAGGGCTTCTACGCGGAGCACAAGGGCCGCGGCTTCTTCGACGAGCTCGTGACGTTCATGTCGCGCGGCCCGATCGTGATCATGGCCCTCGAGCGCGAGGACGCCGTCGCCAAGTACCGCGAGGTCATCGGCGCCACGGACCCGCAGAAGGCCGCCGAGAACACGATCCGCAAGCTCTACGGCGCGCACGTCGGCGAGAACGCGGTCCACGGCTCGGACAAGGTCGAGACCGCCGTGCGCGAGATCGGCTACTTCTTCGCCGGCTACGAGGTCTCTCCGCGCGCGTGA
- a CDS encoding response regulator encodes MPTNVLIVEDERDLQRVLSYNFKQAGFDVVSAMNGETALRAVKEEPFDLVILDLMLPDMPGTEVCKRLKQSPETSTIPVIMVTAKGEEVDRVVGFELGADDYVVKPFSVRELILRARAILRRTEGASQPEEKFEFGELRVDRAAHRAWVSGEEITFTALEFRLLIVLYDRRGRVMTRDVLLDEVWGSHVDVTARNVDTHVKRVREKLRVAGDYIETVRGVGYRFRADPGEASSDS; translated from the coding sequence ATGCCCACGAACGTTCTGATCGTGGAGGACGAGCGCGATCTGCAGCGCGTCCTCTCCTACAACTTCAAGCAGGCGGGCTTCGACGTGGTCTCGGCCATGAACGGCGAGACGGCCCTGCGCGCGGTCAAAGAGGAGCCGTTCGATCTCGTCATCCTCGACCTGATGCTGCCGGACATGCCGGGCACCGAGGTGTGCAAGCGCCTCAAGCAGAGCCCGGAGACCAGCACGATCCCCGTGATCATGGTGACGGCCAAGGGCGAGGAGGTCGATCGCGTGGTCGGCTTCGAGCTCGGCGCCGACGACTACGTGGTCAAACCCTTCAGCGTGCGCGAGCTCATCCTGCGAGCCCGCGCGATCCTGCGGCGCACCGAGGGAGCCTCGCAGCCCGAGGAGAAGTTCGAGTTCGGCGAGCTGCGCGTCGACCGCGCCGCCCACCGCGCCTGGGTGAGCGGCGAGGAGATCACCTTCACCGCCCTCGAGTTCCGCCTCCTCATCGTGCTCTACGACCGCCGCGGCCGCGTGATGACGCGCGACGTGCTCCTCGACGAGGTCTGGGGCTCGCACGTCGACGTCACGGCGCGCAACGTCGACACGCACGTCAAGCGCGTGCGCGAGAAGCTCCGCGTCGCGGGCGACTACATCGAGACCGTGCGCGGCGTCGGCTACCGCTTCCGCGCCGATCCCGGCGAGGCCTCCTCGGATTCATGA
- a CDS encoding HAMP domain-containing sensor histidine kinase, with protein sequence MISRLGIRAKLILASVVLMLVAGLAIERLGSRALEALMIERTMDQLAAELRLVEDAVAVRAESSPPGDHKNPRAWDELCDRVGQRAGTRVTLVGADGAVLADSELGFDDVLRAPNHGDREEIRAALAAGTGRAVRWSSTVGERMIYAAQRYTHPEQGVAVVRVAVPLTGVDATIASARLYLVAGVGAAIAAAIALSVFSAHLLTSPVRSLTQAALAMAGGDLEVHAPAHGTDETAQLGRALNRLSSELLAAIEQLRDERDLLANILDGMTEGVLVLDGDARIVLANRAMRTMTLVGEGAIGKSVIETIRNATLQEALDLAADSRETVVREVELSGLMPRKLLVRVSKLPSRDGRRAERGLIAVFHDVTDLRRLETIRTDFVANVSHELRTPVTAISTAAETLLSGALGEPEEAAEFVDVIDRHAKRLRQLVDDLLDLSKIESKNFRLKLVDQDIGPVVSHVARLLEEAARRRKVDLRVERPEVSFKAKIDRRAMEQVLMNLLDNAIKYAGEGAHIEVSTRAVSRGIEIRVADDGPGISPAHLGRIFERFYRVDAGRSRELGGTGLGLSIVKHLVELMNGTIDVESELGKGATFTVRLPRA encoded by the coding sequence ATGATCAGCCGGCTGGGCATCCGCGCGAAGCTCATCCTCGCGTCGGTCGTCCTCATGCTCGTGGCGGGCCTCGCGATCGAGAGGCTCGGCTCCCGCGCGCTCGAGGCGCTCATGATCGAGCGGACGATGGACCAGCTCGCCGCCGAGCTGCGCCTCGTCGAGGACGCCGTCGCTGTCCGCGCCGAGTCCTCCCCGCCCGGCGATCACAAGAACCCTCGCGCCTGGGACGAGCTTTGCGATCGCGTCGGCCAGCGCGCCGGCACCCGCGTCACCCTCGTCGGCGCCGACGGCGCGGTCCTCGCCGACTCCGAGCTCGGCTTCGACGACGTCCTGCGCGCGCCCAATCACGGCGATCGCGAGGAGATCCGCGCGGCGCTCGCCGCCGGCACGGGCCGCGCGGTGCGCTGGAGCTCGACGGTGGGCGAGCGGATGATCTACGCGGCCCAGCGCTACACGCACCCCGAGCAAGGCGTCGCCGTCGTGCGCGTCGCCGTTCCCCTCACGGGCGTCGACGCCACCATCGCCAGCGCGCGCCTGTACCTCGTCGCGGGCGTGGGCGCCGCGATCGCGGCCGCGATCGCGCTCAGCGTCTTCAGCGCGCACCTGCTCACGAGCCCGGTCCGCAGCCTCACCCAGGCCGCGCTCGCGATGGCCGGCGGCGATCTCGAGGTCCACGCGCCCGCGCACGGCACCGACGAGACCGCGCAGCTCGGCCGCGCCTTGAACCGACTCTCGAGCGAGCTGCTCGCGGCCATCGAGCAGCTCCGCGACGAGCGCGATCTGCTCGCGAACATCCTCGACGGCATGACCGAGGGCGTGCTCGTGCTCGACGGCGACGCGCGCATCGTCCTCGCCAACCGCGCCATGCGCACGATGACCCTCGTCGGCGAGGGCGCGATCGGCAAGAGCGTGATCGAGACCATCCGCAACGCCACGCTGCAGGAGGCGCTCGACCTCGCCGCCGACAGCCGCGAGACCGTGGTGCGCGAGGTCGAGCTGTCGGGCCTGATGCCGCGCAAGCTCCTCGTGCGCGTCTCGAAGCTCCCGAGCCGCGACGGCCGCAGGGCCGAGCGCGGCCTCATCGCGGTCTTCCACGACGTCACCGACCTGCGCCGCCTCGAGACGATCCGCACCGACTTCGTCGCCAACGTCTCGCACGAGCTGCGCACCCCCGTGACGGCCATCAGCACCGCGGCCGAGACCCTGCTCTCCGGCGCCCTCGGCGAGCCCGAGGAGGCCGCCGAGTTCGTCGACGTCATCGATCGCCACGCCAAGCGCCTCCGGCAGCTCGTCGATGATCTGCTCGACCTGTCGAAGATCGAGTCGAAGAACTTCCGCCTCAAGCTCGTCGACCAGGACATCGGGCCCGTGGTCTCGCACGTCGCGCGCCTGCTCGAGGAGGCGGCGCGGCGGCGCAAGGTGGACCTGCGCGTCGAGCGCCCCGAGGTCTCTTTCAAGGCCAAGATCGATCGCCGCGCGATGGAGCAGGTGCTCATGAACCTGCTCGACAACGCCATCAAGTACGCGGGCGAAGGGGCGCACATCGAGGTCTCCACGCGCGCCGTCTCCCGCGGCATCGAGATCCGCGTCGCCGACGACGGCCCTGGTATCTCGCCCGCCCACCTCGGGCGCATCTTCGAGCGCTTCTACCGCGTCGACGCGGGCCGCTCGCGAGAGCTCGGCGGCACAGGGCTCGGGCTCAGCATCGTGAAGCACCTCGTCGAGCTGATGAACGGCACCATCGACGTCGAGAGCGAGCTCGGTAAGGGCGCCACGTTCACTGTCCGACTGCCGCGCGCGTAG
- a CDS encoding alkaline phosphatase D family protein encodes MLKRRLFLRATLATLGAAAIPGCGDDDGPNPSTQPPTTTPPRTVEDGKSFFPQALASGDPRPTSVIVWTRLVDPDKPGVDLDLELEVSADDSFETLLPVNGQERLALKSEAAFDNCVKVRLEGKPATTYYYRFVYAKDGKLFGSMIGRTKTAPAEDSDLPVRFAYVSCQDFIGRYYNALFPLGRVELDFFVHLGDYVYETTGDPSFQTPDSTRKLTFGDAAGAITLKTAKGETYQAARTLDNYRDLYRTYRSDAGLQSLHASVPMIAIWDDHEFSDDSWGAHGTYTDGREDELDVARRKAANQAWFEYMPVDYPDDPDFRYDPKAEPPNDIRIHRDFTFGKHVHLVLTDLRSYRPDHQIPEDAFPGAVAFDEAALSALPGGIPASATPYVEVDTYANGLYKGVLVQAALIVGYDAQKVTGKVNAIYINTIVASINASPMAPNPPIPSIDLADPSLERGISFFDLNKVSPYSGLGARNFVHKDAFDVYSRLRFEADPKTQDVMGEAQEKWFLDTMAGSTRTWKFWGNEFCLVPLQIDLRMQPMLPALLQRRFYMGLDAWDGFRDKRDELIGKLAAIGNVVSITGDVHAFFAGTPWVSSDPTKKVVEFVTGAVSSGTFRELLVSQVAADPILSTIPAAPQLANNIDALLGDTASGVNPHLAHADSSQHGFCVVDAGATEVVVTMHGISSEEVNVDYTGKDGELEGKFVQTRFKAVAGKSDVFKDVDGQWKRWDPETLAWV; translated from the coding sequence ATGCTCAAACGCAGACTCTTCCTTCGCGCCACGCTTGCCACCCTCGGCGCCGCAGCGATCCCCGGCTGCGGAGACGACGATGGACCGAACCCCTCGACGCAGCCGCCCACCACCACGCCGCCGCGCACGGTGGAGGACGGCAAGAGCTTCTTCCCGCAGGCGCTCGCCTCCGGCGATCCGCGCCCGACGAGCGTCATCGTCTGGACCCGCCTCGTCGATCCCGACAAGCCGGGCGTCGATCTCGACCTCGAGCTCGAGGTCAGCGCCGACGACTCGTTCGAGACGCTGCTCCCGGTGAACGGCCAGGAGCGCCTCGCCTTGAAGTCCGAGGCCGCCTTCGACAACTGCGTCAAGGTGCGGCTCGAGGGCAAACCTGCGACCACGTACTACTACCGCTTCGTCTACGCGAAGGACGGCAAGCTCTTCGGCTCGATGATCGGCCGCACCAAGACCGCGCCCGCCGAGGACTCCGACCTGCCCGTGCGGTTCGCCTACGTGTCGTGCCAGGACTTCATCGGCCGCTACTACAACGCCCTCTTCCCCCTCGGCAGGGTCGAGCTCGACTTCTTCGTGCACCTCGGCGACTACGTCTACGAGACCACGGGCGATCCCTCGTTCCAGACGCCCGACAGCACGCGCAAGCTCACCTTCGGCGACGCCGCGGGCGCGATCACCCTGAAGACGGCCAAGGGCGAGACGTACCAGGCCGCGCGCACGCTCGACAACTACCGCGACCTCTACCGCACCTACCGCAGCGACGCGGGGCTGCAGAGCTTGCACGCGAGCGTGCCGATGATCGCCATCTGGGACGATCACGAGTTCTCCGACGATAGCTGGGGCGCGCACGGGACCTACACCGACGGCCGCGAGGACGAGCTCGACGTCGCGCGCCGCAAGGCCGCCAATCAGGCCTGGTTCGAGTACATGCCCGTCGACTACCCCGACGATCCCGACTTCCGCTACGACCCGAAGGCCGAGCCCCCGAACGACATCCGCATCCACCGCGACTTCACCTTCGGCAAGCACGTGCACCTCGTGCTCACGGACCTGCGCTCCTACCGGCCCGATCATCAGATCCCCGAGGACGCCTTCCCCGGCGCCGTCGCCTTCGACGAGGCCGCGCTCTCCGCGCTGCCCGGAGGCATCCCCGCCTCGGCCACGCCGTACGTGGAGGTCGATACGTACGCGAACGGCCTCTACAAGGGCGTGCTCGTGCAGGCCGCGCTCATCGTCGGCTACGACGCGCAGAAGGTCACGGGCAAGGTCAACGCGATCTACATCAACACCATCGTCGCCAGCATCAACGCGAGCCCGATGGCGCCGAACCCGCCGATCCCCAGCATCGACCTCGCCGATCCCTCGCTCGAGCGCGGCATCTCCTTCTTCGACCTCAACAAGGTGAGCCCCTACAGCGGCCTCGGCGCGCGCAACTTCGTGCACAAGGACGCCTTCGACGTCTACTCCAGGCTGCGCTTCGAGGCCGATCCCAAGACCCAGGACGTGATGGGCGAGGCGCAGGAAAAGTGGTTCCTCGACACCATGGCGGGCTCGACGCGCACGTGGAAGTTCTGGGGCAACGAGTTCTGCCTGGTCCCCCTCCAGATCGATCTGCGCATGCAGCCCATGCTCCCCGCCCTGCTGCAGCGCCGCTTCTACATGGGCCTCGACGCCTGGGACGGGTTCCGCGACAAGCGCGACGAGCTGATCGGCAAGCTCGCGGCGATCGGCAACGTCGTGTCGATCACGGGCGACGTGCACGCCTTCTTCGCGGGCACGCCCTGGGTCTCGAGCGATCCGACGAAGAAGGTCGTGGAGTTCGTCACCGGCGCCGTCTCCTCGGGCACCTTCCGCGAGCTGCTCGTCTCGCAGGTGGCGGCCGATCCCATCCTCAGCACCATCCCCGCCGCGCCCCAGCTCGCGAACAACATCGACGCGCTGCTCGGCGACACCGCCTCCGGCGTCAACCCGCACCTCGCCCACGCCGACAGCTCCCAGCACGGCTTCTGCGTCGTCGACGCGGGCGCCACCGAGGTGGTCGTCACCATGCACGGCATCTCGAGCGAGGAGGTAAACGTCGACTACACGGGCAAGGACGGAGAGCTCGAAGGGAAGTTCGTCCAGACTCGCTTCAAGGCCGTGGCCGGCAAGAGCGACGTCTTCAAGGACGTGGACGGCCAGTGGAAGCGCTGGGACCCCGAGACGCTCGCCTGGGTCTGA
- a CDS encoding PstS family phosphate ABC transporter substrate-binding protein, translating into MRSTPWASLLAALACLSACKHVDPMLVRADGSSTVYPLTEAAAEEFGRTNPNARVTVGISGTGGGFKKLCAGETDVHGASRPITPAELELCRKSGIAFIEVPIAYDGIVVAVHPNNTWATSITTAELARLWAPEAQGRITRWSQIREGWPDREIHLYGAGVDSGTYDYFTEAILHREHASRGDYTSSEDDNLLVQGVAGDELALAFFGIAYYEANRSKLRALAVDDGRADNGDGPIAPSTESVQRGTYQPLSRPVFLYVARGSLDRPAVAAFVQRCLDSSPRLSREVGFVPLPALAYALAMARVGARRTGTLFAGTSSAVGLPIEELLAREQANTGS; encoded by the coding sequence GTGCGGTCGACCCCATGGGCCTCGCTGCTTGCGGCGCTGGCATGCCTTTCGGCGTGCAAGCACGTCGACCCCATGCTCGTGCGCGCCGACGGCTCGAGCACCGTTTACCCGCTGACCGAGGCCGCCGCCGAGGAGTTTGGTAGGACCAACCCGAACGCGCGCGTCACGGTCGGGATCTCGGGCACGGGCGGCGGGTTCAAGAAGCTCTGCGCGGGCGAGACCGACGTGCACGGCGCCTCGCGGCCGATCACGCCCGCCGAGCTCGAGCTTTGCCGCAAGAGCGGCATCGCCTTCATCGAGGTCCCCATCGCCTACGACGGCATCGTCGTCGCGGTTCACCCGAACAACACGTGGGCGACCTCGATCACGACGGCCGAGCTCGCGAGGCTCTGGGCGCCCGAGGCGCAGGGCCGCATCACGCGCTGGAGCCAGATCCGCGAGGGCTGGCCCGACCGCGAGATCCACCTCTACGGCGCGGGCGTCGACTCCGGCACCTACGACTACTTCACCGAGGCCATCCTCCACCGCGAGCACGCGAGCCGCGGCGACTACACCTCGAGCGAGGACGACAACCTGCTCGTGCAGGGCGTCGCCGGCGACGAGCTCGCCCTCGCGTTCTTCGGCATCGCTTACTACGAGGCGAACAGGTCGAAGCTGCGCGCGCTCGCCGTCGACGATGGCCGCGCCGACAACGGCGACGGCCCGATCGCGCCCTCCACCGAGTCCGTGCAGCGCGGCACCTACCAGCCCCTGTCGCGCCCGGTTTTCCTCTACGTCGCGCGCGGCTCGCTCGATCGACCTGCGGTCGCCGCGTTCGTGCAGCGCTGCCTCGACAGCTCGCCGCGCCTGTCCCGCGAGGTCGGCTTCGTCCCGCTCCCCGCGCTCGCCTATGCCCTCGCCATGGCGCGCGTCGGGGCGCGCCGCACGGGCACCCTCTTCGCCGGCACGAGCTCCGCGGTCGGCCTCCCCATCGAAGAGCTCCTCGCGCGGGAGCAGGCGAACACCGGATCGTGA
- the pstC gene encoding phosphate ABC transporter permease subunit PstC, with product MPRAATPRAATSLADRIVPKILFLCALVSVLATAGIVAVLAIESAALFSSIGLSSFFLDTQWTPLFTDKHYGIWPLAAGTLLTTAIALAVALPLGLFAAIYLSEIASKRARRILKPTLEVLAGIPTVVYGYFALTMITPALQRVVPGLAAFNALSAGITMGMMILPLVASLSDDALFAVPQSLREGAYALGASQRATVFRVVLPTAISGVGAAAILAVSRAIGETMIVAVAAGQQPRLTLDPRVPIETMTAYIVQVSLGDTPSGSLEYRTLFAVGAALFVITLGLNILAQRMRGRLAGRTL from the coding sequence ATCCCCCGGGCCGCCACGCCGCGCGCCGCGACATCGCTCGCGGATCGGATCGTGCCCAAGATCCTCTTCCTCTGCGCGCTCGTCAGCGTGCTCGCGACGGCCGGCATCGTCGCCGTGCTCGCGATCGAGAGCGCGGCGCTGTTCTCGAGCATCGGCCTGTCGAGCTTCTTCCTCGACACGCAGTGGACGCCGCTCTTCACGGACAAGCACTACGGCATCTGGCCGCTCGCCGCGGGCACCCTGCTCACGACGGCCATCGCGCTCGCCGTCGCGCTGCCCCTCGGCCTCTTCGCGGCGATCTACCTCAGCGAGATCGCGAGCAAGCGGGCCCGCCGCATCCTGAAGCCCACGCTCGAGGTCCTCGCCGGCATCCCCACCGTCGTCTACGGCTACTTCGCGCTCACCATGATCACGCCGGCCCTGCAGCGGGTCGTCCCCGGGCTCGCCGCGTTCAACGCCCTGTCGGCCGGCATCACGATGGGCATGATGATCCTCCCGCTCGTCGCCTCGCTCAGCGACGACGCGCTCTTCGCCGTCCCGCAGAGCCTGCGCGAGGGCGCGTATGCCCTCGGCGCGAGCCAGCGCGCCACGGTCTTCCGCGTCGTACTGCCGACCGCGATCTCGGGCGTCGGCGCGGCGGCGATCCTCGCGGTCTCGCGCGCGATCGGCGAGACCATGATCGTCGCCGTCGCGGCCGGACAGCAGCCTCGCCTCACCCTCGATCCGCGCGTGCCGATCGAGACCATGACCGCGTACATCGTCCAGGTGAGCCTCGGCGACACGCCGAGCGGATCGCTCGAGTACCGCACCCTCTTCGCGGTCGGCGCCGCCCTCTTCGTGATCACGCTCGGCCTCAACATCCTCGCCCAGAGGATGCGCGGCCGGCTCGCGGGGAGGACGCTGTGA